GTCAGAAACAAGCTGAGTGAGTTATCATTCTCTTGGTGTTAGGTATATTCCATGTAGGTTCATTATCGGAAGAATAGACTCACAAGTGAGTTagcattttatatttattgccTCAAATTATCAGGTGATACTGGTTTGACCCTGTGTCCCCTCATGTTCTTGtcctctttaatttttgttttgtccTTGTTTACTTCTTGTTTACTAAGGGCTATTTTCTCATAGTGTTGGGTCCAATGTTGGGCATGAACATGTGGCTAATATATTCAGTGTTGATATACCATTGGCCgtaaagtttattttaattttttcaaatgtaaAGATGTGCTCTTCCCCTATATAAAACTACCGTTATGAGGTCTTCTGcattaatgaaaaacaaagaTTCAAGCCCTCTGGCTGTTTGCAGTATGAGTCAGAAACACTTATAAATTGCTTGTGATATTATGTATTTCAGACTATAAGGGAGATGAGAGAGAATTATACTAAGAAACTGACTCATCTAAGAGGGATGCATGCAAAACAGTGGGAGgattttcttcaaattgaagCCCAAAGGCGTCAACAGCAAGTGCAGGAGCAAATGCCTATCTCAGGTTTTGGTGGTTATAAGCAGCATAACTATTCCAACTATGATGGTTCCTCAACCAATACTCACTTTGCTGGGGCCAGTGTCCCCATGGATTCAAGAGGCAGGTATACAAACCCGGTGGAAAATTATCATCCTTCACGGTCTCATGATAGCTATGGTGGGTTTCAAAGTCAGAGACGTGAAGACTTTGGGAAAACTTACAATCGTTACTAATTTGCCATACAGGTATTTAGTGCAAGCTGTCTCACTTTTTAATCGAGTAGAGAAAAAAATCTTtggtatttttatattgtttccCACAATGTCTTTTCTTATATTGAAAGGTAAATTTTCATAACACATGAGACATGTTTCTATATCTTAAAACTGGTGTTACCTGTTTGCAACTCCTAGGAGGGTGAATGATTTTAAGTTTATAGCTTTTTGTTTGGGGTTAAGTGATGGATGTTGTACTTGTTTTGTGtgtattacaattttttttttctttttcttcatcaactaaaatattcaacttaaaaATTGTTCAGGTTCAAAAAAATCTAGGAAGGAGTAATCATCTGGGAAGCTGCATAGTTAAGTAGGTTGGTTATTTGGACTTGGGAAGGAACAATGTTTCACTTGGAATGTTTTATTCAGTTTGTTCCATCCCGTTCTGTTGACTCAGAATTCTTCAAAACTTTGTTGCAAGGATGTGAGATAATTTGCCTAGTGGTATTTGGAAATTACCAACTCCAGAGTAGTTGATATTTGTTTGCCCCTTAAcaaaatttttgggttaaagTAGAagtgtttcttttgaatttattattttgatgtttGTCTGTCCCAATATTCTATATCTCAACGGAGGAGTTGGGTTGCCAAGGTGGATTGTGCCATTCAGAAGCTGTGTGGTGCATCAAGTAGTCTCAGAAATGGACATTGAGGAAGCTGGTTGGTCTTGCCATTAAACCTACTGGCTCTtctagttaatataaaaaagtttcattTGGTGAAATTTCTTGTCAGGTTGGTGTCTTTCATGGATTGGGTTGGCCATAATTTTGGTTTTCGATACATTAATTCAGTAGCTTGATTTTGCTTACTTTTTAAGAGAAATAATTTCCATCTGGCCATAGGACTTattcaaattttgagtgaaaaaagttatgaaatttataaatttgaagcggaaaatatgataaaattttaatttttaaaattttttaagaaataattattttacttttaaacttAATGAAGATTTTTGATAGAAATtgacttaaaatattttaaaaagtgagAGGATGAGTTTTTCCTATACTCTGGGGTGGAAACAAGTCATTTGGCCTGCTAGATTTATCATATTTGGTGATGTGGgtggccaaaggattatttttttcttaagttttagtGTATTCTTAGAGTCACATTTGTAGAATTTAAAACATCAAAAGTTTCATTTAGAagttaacttttgttaaaagagataaagataaaattattattttattaataatattaaaaatatataaaatttattatattattttaacagttttaaaaattaataaatttattctcaggtttttaatttttaaaaataatatttttctcctcTCAAATTTAGGATGCATTTTCTAGAGCCTTCAGGTCATcagaaaaaaatactttaatccACTGTCTCATCAGTTTTCTTTATGTCTTTCAAAGCTTTTAGATGGTACAACAAAAATGCATCTCCGACCATTCGAGAAGAATGGGCTAACACGAGTCTGGGacgaataaatataaaatgtgaCATTTTATGGGctgaatatttttcaaattgatagttttatgttttccaaaaaaaataaaattagcgTTTTGTCAAACGGCAATAATTGGATTTTGATCGTTAAATTTCTCCCAATAAAGCCAAAAATCTGCAAAATTATTCGAATTTTGAGCTCCCTGTCAGATTAAAAAAAGTGAGTCTTTGACACGTCTTTGTAATCACCGGCTACAGCCAGTTGCCGTCCTTGAAAGGATGACACGGTTTACCTCGCTTTTACCGTTGTTATCCATTTGCTCTTTTTCTAATCCTTTCTTtgaataaatatcttttaaaaaaatgatcaatTAAAATAGAAAGCTCTTTCTAACGAAGGTTAGCTATCGATCTTCCTTCCTTCCTTTATTAGCCTTCCTTGCTTGTCTAAAGTTAGCAGGTAAATTCTATGTTTTTGTTTACTTTAAATAGAGAATTATgcaatttaattgttttttatgagCATATtgttggttgatttttttttttttaaaaattttgaggcACTGTTTAATTGTTTGCGATTGTTGAAATTCTGCCTTTGTTTTTTACGATTTCGGCATGTAACggtttcctttttttgtttcagaggaaaagaaaatcttgtttgttttcagttcttaatttgttttggttatttttggtaataaaatctGCTGTGTTTTCGGGTTACActttcttctgtttttattGGAGAACTCAGATACGTCTTTCCTcttggtttttgttttggtgGTGTTGTTTTTAGAAGTGCGGGGTTTTGTTAATAGTTTGAGGTATAGCTAGTTTGgtcaaagattcaaaatttcttGAGTGTTTAGTGTATAATTGTGTGAAAATTCAAGGATATATGTTATGATTAAAAAGTTCGGAGACAGAATCactaatttaatcaattataagTGAGACTAGTACTGAAAATCTGTGTTTGTTGAATAAACTTTTTTAGTAAGTTGAGAATTTATGCTTTTTGCACTTTGGGTCATCTGTTTCCTTTTAGTTAAGCTGTGTTTTGATTAAGGATTACATCATTTGATCTTGAACACTTTGtttaccttaaaatgacaaGGGTTTTTCATTTACATTAGGTTTGTGACATTGGTATCGAGATTTGTTAAAAGTTAAGGGAAACTTGACGTTATGTGAAGTGAAGGATTGGTCTATGGTTTGCATTAGATCTTTGtacattatcaaattaaaggtgAAAGAGAGCTATTATAGAGATTTGCTTTGAATGAATCTTTCTGCTtcaaaagaaagagatcttgaAGCAGATCTCGAAAGTAGTGAGACAAGTGAGGAGGATAGAACCAAGGATTCAGTTTCAGTGAATAGACAAACAAATAGAATTTTCAGTTGGACTTGGACTGGGCAATTTAGCTCTGATGGATCTGTCCATGGTAAATGTGGCAACTTGTGCAGTGAATCATCAAATTTTGGTGAGGCTGCGGGTGAGAATGTGGAGTTGTTGATGGACAAGAATTCGGAAGAGGAGGGTTGGGAGAATGTGGGCAATTCAGAGAAGTGTGTGGAAGGGAAGCGTAAGAAGACCAACTCTAGAAAGCCTCCCAAGCCACCGCGGCCTCCTAAAGGTCCAACACTAGATGCTGCTGACCAGAAGTTGGTGAGGGAGATTGCTGAGCATGCCATGAGAAAGCGTGCCAGGATTGAAAGAATCAAAGCATTAAAAAGAATGAAAGCAGAAAAGGCTTCAGCTTCAAATAGTACTATATTTGCCATGATCATTACACTTATCTTCTGTCTTGTTATTGTCTTTCAAGGTATTGAGCATCTGAGAGGATTTGATTTATTTGCTTGTTAGCTAGATTCAATTCACACTCAGGACTTACAAAATAGACCACTTATAAGAATTTGCTGTTGGTTCTTCATTGTAGAATTAAGCTTTTGTGCATTCTGTCTTAATGCTAGAAGCTAGACATCAAATGTGACATGTGaaggacttttttttttaagtatgcAACATGGTAACGCCACTAATTTTGCAGTCTTACTTTTCAGGGTGAAGTCTTGTGTGTCTATGCAATTACATCACTGATTGCTTGTGTCACTTGCATTTTATGCTTCCTCACTTTATCCTTGGCTCCCACGTGAACTGTGGCTTTTACACATTTTagcattttataaattaagtatatatgttcttcaaaacatattaaacgtATGCATATACTGGAAATTGAGCCACTATTTGATGGGAATACTGTCTTCTAGACTAAATTATCTACTTTTTTgctgcataatttaaaaaataataatttctacaaacaaaattagttGTTTAACAGAGTAAATTACTGCAGAAAGCTTTTTATATAATACTGTCTTCTACTTCAGTGATCGCTACCAATATACTTCAAGGTTCTTTACCTTTTTTTCTAACTGTACTTcactttattatattatgtttattgtGACTTCACATGCTATGGAATTTAATGTAAAATGACTTCATTTCAATAGCTTTTTCCAGCAACTTTTAACCGATACAAGAAGGATCTTGAGGTTTAAACCATGGTGTCTCTTCTTGAAAAGCATCTTCTGTCTGTGCATAGTCAATATGCCACTTGCCTCTCTAAATCTTTGAGTGTGCATCTGTGTCCTGCTTGTTGAGTGAGTACATATGTATCTTTACATTGGGGAAACTCTGATCACAGGATTGTGCTCCGGAAACAGTATCAGTTTTAGCATGCTGGGGTCTCCTGCATCAGCAGTCACTGCCAGTGAAAGCTTGGTTTCTGTTCAGTTTTACAAGAGCTTCTCTGCCTATGAAAGAAATGGATCTGGCTCTGGTTCTCCCATGTGTgtaatctttttatctttatttctgtttttgacATGTTTAGTGAAAGAATTGTCAATTCTTGTTCATTCATTTGATTGCACATAAGAGTCCAATGAGACTATCGTGCACTTCTCTCTCTTGGTGATGCAGTTTGGCGGAAGGGCAGGTTTCCAGTTCACCTTCCAAGGAAGAATTGAGTAAAGTTTCCCGGCGAGAGTGAAAAGTATTCAACGGGCAAATCATTGATGCTTCCCTTATTAAGGCAGTTCATTCAGATGATGTTTTGACCCCTTATTACTGATGTTGAATCTGCAGCTAACCACTTTGATTGTTGTATGTATAGATCACTAATCTTCAGTAGATTTCTGTTTATGTTTACCTTTTGTATAATTGTCTCTAATTCTAACAGAAATTTTGTTTGTACGAAGCATTAATTTGTAGTGTTATAATGTGGATGAACTGATCATATGATTTGCTTATTCGGGGTGCTTGATGGGTCTTCCTCCATTTTGTTTGCATTCCCTTCTTCCTGTAAAATTCTTTTGCATTTGATTACAGGACTTTTGTGAGCATCACATTTAGTATCTTTAATGAAGTAAATTTCCTCACTACGCTATCGTGAGGGCATGATACAGAGCTAAACATTTCAGAAGTTAATGGAAGTCTGTCTGGGGTTCTGGTTATAGCTTAATCAAACCAATAAAGTCGTCCAAAACAAAATCACGAAGGTAGAATCGGGTTTTAGGCCATGGTCCATGGACCTGTTAGCACAATTTGATATTGGAAAGTAGTCCAGGCGGTCAGCATGCGGCAAAAGTTCAAAGCTACATGACAACAATGATTTAGGATTCaactcaaaaattataaaatctaaattgtTTAAGAACTTCCTTCCTGGAGCTTAGCAAATGTTTTGATTCCTGGGATCCACTGCGGACTTTCACGAGGTAAACGGACGGCTCCTTTTTcgacaaagaaaaataaatagcaAATGTTAATGAACAGACTATTTGCTTACAAATTATGTTGACAGTATTCCTGGTTTGCAGGTTCATAGACTAGAATTCTGGGCATCATGGCGTCAGGCAAATGCTAGGAAGCATGAAAACTTACAATCAGATGCATTTCCATGTTTTGGATACGTTTCTATTTTCGAAACTTTCCAAAATTTGTATGAAATGTTTTGGAGGCTTTTCAAAaaagtgtttattttaaaaaaaaaatcataaaattgattaaatacatatattttatatttttaaacttgaagtaTCTGTAAATCTCATACTAAATTCATCTCTTCTCCATTCTCAAATATATTACTTATCTTCTTTCcgacatattatataaattgatatatattattgtttttttcttaaatatttataagtgtTTATGCAAGaacaatttataataggttttatgatttcatttttatagtattttttctctttattctttttttattatttatttttatctcatataaatttatatatttttgttataaaagattgatatttataaaaagaactcttatacttttttatatttataaattttttcacgattttattttttatattttttttgaaaaatacattttcATGTTCCTATTTATGTAGTATTACAATTTTGTACATTTGTTTCGGTGATAGATAAGGTAAATGTacaatcaatcatatgattTCTCATAGATCACTTGCTTTATCACTGCCAACGCTTTCTTTACAAACAGCACTACGAGCAGCACTCAGTCTATCAGAGTCTTTTCAGTCACCTGAATTAATGCTTGAAATGGTCAGATCCAGAATCCCATCCAGCAATACAGACTGCATCTCCTGTTGGTGCATTTATTGTCAACGGGATCAGATTAAACTCCCTGTTAGTGAACATCATTTAAGGGAATATAAAATGAGATTCCCATCACAAACTCTCCTGTTCACGCATTTGATTTGATGTTAATTATCGTTCAGGCATGCATGACCTTTTGGAACATTGAGCATTAATTTTGCTTCATATCAACAACAATAATATATGTAGTTGAACTCGTAGTCTCCTTTTGAAAGGTCCATAATAATCATCATTCCATTTTAGTAACATCCCCAACAGCCCATCTCCAAGATTATGAATGGACAGTATGCCCATCTTTTTGCAACAGAGCAGCT
This sequence is a window from Mangifera indica cultivar Alphonso chromosome 5, CATAS_Mindica_2.1, whole genome shotgun sequence. Protein-coding genes within it:
- the LOC123217519 gene encoding uncharacterized protein LOC123217519 → MNLSASKERDLEADLESSETSEEDRTKDSVSVNRQTNRIFSWTWTGQFSSDGSVHGKCGNLCSESSNFGEAAGENVELLMDKNSEEEGWENVGNSEKCVEGKRKKTNSRKPPKPPRPPKGPTLDAADQKLVREIAEHAMRKRARIERIKALKRMKAEKASASNSTIFAMIITLIFCLVIVFQGLCSGNSISFSMLGSPASAVTASESLVSVQFYKSFSAYERNGSGSGSPILAEGQVSSSPSKEELSKVSRRE